From Neisseria cinerea:
TAGAACACAGACAAATTAAACCGCTATGAATAAATCCCCCATCCTCCCTCCTGCTACTCTCGGCATCCTCGGCGGCGGCCAATTAGGCAGAATGTTTACCGTTGCCGCCAAAACCATGGGCTACAAAGTAACCGTTCTCGACCCCGATCCGAACGCGCCGGCGGCGGAATTTGCCGACCGCCATTTGTGCGCGTCGTTTAACGACCAAGCCGCGTTGGACGAATTGGCAAAATGCGCGGCGGTTACCACTGAATTTGAAAACGTCAATGCCGACGCGATGCGCTTTTTGGCAAAACATACCAACGTTTCCCCCAGCGGCGACTGCGTTGCTATCGCGCAAAACCGTATTGAGGAAAAAGCGTGGATACGCAAAGCGGGATTGCAAACCGCGCCGTATCAAGCGATTTGCTGTTCAGACGACATCAGAGAAGTAAGCGCGCAATTTTTGCCCGGCATCCTGAAAACGGCTACGTTGGGCTACGACGGCAAAGGTCAAATCCGCGTCAAAACGGTGGATGAACTCAAAGCTGCGTTTGCCGAACACGGCGGCGTAGATTGCGTTCTGGAAAAAATGGTGGATTTGCGCGGCGAAATTTCCGTTATCGTATGCCGTCTGAACAATGACAACGTGCAAACTTTCGACCCCGCCGAAAACATCCACGAAAACGGCATCTTGGCTTATTCCATCGTCCCTGCGCGGCTGAGTGCCGACGTGCAGCAACAGGCGCGGCAGATGGCGCAACGCTTAGCGGACGAATTAGATTATGTCGGCGTGTTGGCAGTGGAAATGTTCGTCGTCGGCAATACACATGAATTAGTCGTCAACGAAATCGCCCCGCGCCCGCACAATTCCGGACACCATACGATAGATGCCTGCGCGGCAGACCAGTTCCAGCAGCAGGTACGCATTATGTGTAACCTGCCGCCTGCCGATACCAAATTACTGAGCTCTTGCTGTATGGCGAATATTTTGGGCGACGTTTGGCAGGAAGACGGCAGCGAACCCGAATGGCTGACGCTGCAAAGCAACCCGAATGCACATCTGCATCTTTACGGCAAAAAAGCCGCGCGGAAAGGTCGGAAAATGGGGCATTTCACCATGTTGGGAACTGACTCCGACTCCGTATTCCGGCAAACAAAAATCCTACACCAGTCTTTATAATCGGAACGCCGGCAGTCTAAGTCTGCCGGCAATCCATACGCCAACCTTGCTAATATACCGCCATGAGCCTGTTGACACTGTTACGCCCCGCTACCGTACAAGACTGCAACGATATCTTCAACGTCCACCTGCACTCTGTCCAATACACCTGCATCCGCAGCTACAACGAACAGGCCCTGCAAGTATGGGAAGGCCTGCTCAATACAGACAGCTACCTACCGACCATTTCAGATCCCGATAAAGCACTTTGGGTCGCAGAATATAAAGGCAACATTCAAGGCTTTTTCCAAATCGACTGTCGCGAAGCGCAGCTTGACGCACTTTACGTCCACCCCTTGTTCCACAATCTGGGGCTGGGTACTTCGCTGCTTTATCAGGCAGAAACCATTGCCCGCCAGTCCGGTCTGAGTTTCCTAAAACTCTATGCCTCGCTCAACTCCATCCCGTTCTACCTCATCAACCGCTACGAATCACTCGGTTCCGCAATATTACAGCTTGACTCAAGCATCAAAATCAAATGCGAACTGATGCGGAAACACCTCTGACTACTCCTTATAACCAAAACTGATAATCTTCAAATCAAACATTATTTCCACAAACACCAATAGCCGTATAGAGTTGCCGTATCCACTAACCGACAGGATACGCACATGAAAACCTACGCACCGGCACTCTATACCGCAGCCCTGCTCACCGCATGCAGCCCCTCTGCAAACCCAGATAATCCGTCAGGGCAAAATATCCCGGCAAATACCGAATCCGACGGTAAAACCATCGCCCTGCTCAATGCCTCATACGATGTAGCACGGGATTTCTACAAAGAATACAACCCATTATTTATCAAAGAATACCAATCCAAACATCCCGGCACATCCGTCAGCATCCAACAGTCCCACGGGGGTTCCAGCAAACAGGCATTATCCGTAGCCAACGGCCTTCAAGCCGATGTCGTCACCATGAACCAATCCTCCGATATCGACCTACTCGAAAAAAAAGGATTGGTACAAAAAGGCTGGAAACAAGCCCTCCCAGACCATGCCGCCCCCTACACCAGCACCATGGTTTTCCTTGTCCGAAAAAGTAATCCGAAACAAATCCACGACTGGAACGACCTTGCCAAAAACGGTGTTAAAATCGTCATCGCCAATCCCAAAACCACAGGCAACGGACGCTATGCATTCCTCGGCGCGTACGGCTACGGCTTGAAAGCAACCAACGGCAACGAACAGGAAACCCAAAAACTCGTTGCAGCCATTCTCAAAAACACCCCCATTTTTGAAAACGGGGGACGAGCCGCCACCACCACCTTCACTCAACGAAACATCGGCGACGTACTCATCACTTTTGAAAACGAAGCCAACTACGTCAGCAAAAAACTGACAAAAGGACAATTCGAGATTGTTTATCCCAGCTACACCATTTCCGCCGAAAGCCCCGTTGCCGTCGTAAACAGCGTCGTCGGAAAAAAAGGCACGCAAGAAGCCGCCCAATCCTATCTCGAATACCTTTGGAGCGAACCGGCGCAAGAACTCGCCGCATCGCTCTACCTGCGCCCGCGTAACGCCGAAGTATTGGCACGGCACAAAGCCAACTTCCCAGACTTAGACACCTTCTCTCCCGAAGAAAAATTCGGCGGCTGGGAAAAAATCATGAAAACCTACTTCGCCGACGGCGGCATGCTCGACCAATTAATCGCCAAAAAATAAACATCATACCGCCCAAACCGCCTGATGCCGTCTGAACCACTTTCAGACGGCATCGTCCAAACCCCCGCAAGCCCATCCTGGCAAGCCCAAACAAATTCCCCTACAATCACATTTTCAAGCCAAAATAACGACAAAACAAATAACAGGAAAAAACATGAATACCGACTTCCAAAACATCCTCAAACAACTGGGCAAACAGGCCAAAAAAGAAGCGGCAGAAAAACAGGAAGCCAAAAAAAACAAGCAAAAACAAGAACAGGATTTGGATTTTTCACAAGCAGTCGGACAAGTCTCCCCATTAAAAAACCGGCAACAATATTATGCACCGCCCGACAAAACCCCCATCAAAGTCCGTCCTAAAGATACCCGCACCGAAGAAGAAAACTATTTCTACATCGGCAGCACATACAATGAACCGCCCGCCAGCTTCAGCAAAAACGGACAGGGAAAAAACGACATTCAACGCCTGAAAAACGGATACTATCCCGTTGTTACCGATGTCGACCTACACGGCTACAACCAAGAAGAAGCCCAAAAAGTCCTCAACGAATTCATCGAGTTCACCCAAAAACGCGGTGTATGCGGAGAAATCATCCACGGCAGCGGATTAGGTTCCAAAGGCTATACACCCGTACTCAAAAACATGACCCGCAACTGGCTGATGCAGCACCCTGAGGTACTTGCCTATGTCGAACCGCGGGAAGGCAACGACGGCTGCGTCCGCATCCTGCTCAAACGCAAATCAAGGCAGCAAGACTGACAAATTTCTCCAACAGGCTTGGCAGCACCTCACAATATCCGTATAATTTGCAAACCATTTCTGGGGGCGACCTTGGTTTCGACGGGGGTTGCGAAGCAGATGCGGGCATACCGGGGTCTCAGATTCCCGTAAAACACTGAATTCAAATAGTCGCAAACGACGAAACTTACGCTTTAGCCGCTTAAGGCTAGCCGTTGCAGCAGTTGGTCAATGGGCTGTGTGGCGAAAGCCACTGCAACGTCATTTTACATTGACTGGTTTCCTGCCGGGTTACTTGGCAAGAAATGAGACTTAAGGTAACTGGTTCCCTGAAGGCCTGTCGGTCGGCATGACGGGGATAAGATTCCAAATAGATACGACTAAGTATGTAGAACGCTTTGTAGAGGACTTTCGGACGGGGGTTCGATTCCCCCCGCCTCCACCATACCCTATTTTCAGCAGTATCCTGCAATACGCATAAAGCCTTGAAATTCAACAGTTTCAAGGCTTTTTTATTGCCCTTGCCGAGCCGGTGTATTTTTGAATCTCCCCTGCCCTGCGAGATAATCTTCAAAAATTACGCCATCATCCATCATTCTTTAAAATTCAATACAAACCTTCATCTGAATCCGATATTGACGATGCCTTAGCATGCCGTCTGAAAGCAACTGCACTTCAACGCAAACCCATACCCAATCATTACTATCCGCAATAGCAGCAGTCCAATATATCTTTGCGGATGTCGTTCAGCAGAAAGGCTGCGGTGTCTTCGTGTTCTGCCTGTACGAAGACAAAGAGTCGGGCGATGATTTTGCCGATGAAGACTTTTTGCAGGGCGCAGGCGTCGGTCAGGGTGTATTCCTGCAGGAAGCTGCGGATGTCTTCGGGCAAAGTGTAATCGCGGGCAACGGCGGCAAAGCGGGCATCGGTTTGCAGGCGGTCGAGCAGGGTTTGGTTTTTGTCCAACTTAATGCCCGCTTCTTTTTCTTCGGCGGTAGCGCGGACGAACTGGTCGTAAATTTCGGCATAAAGCATATCGTTCGGGCCTTCGAAGATGGTGAAGGGGCGGATGTCAATAGCGATGTTGCTGGCGGTGTGTCCGCGTTCAAAACCCTTCGCGCCCAATAGTTTCTGCAACATTTGCGCTGCGGCGTAAGTGTATTCCGTGGCTAGGGTTTTGATGATATTTGCCTCCATCAGTTGATGGGCGACGGGGGCAACAGGCGAAACGGAATGGCAGACGTAGCGGTAAAGAATCTCGGAAACCTGATGGCGACGTTGGATTTCTCGGCGTTCGTAATCTACGAATTTGATGTCGTTGCGGACGTATTGGTTCAAGTTTTCAAGGATGTATTCCATGATACCGTGCGTCATGCCGATCAGTTGCAGGCGGCTGCGGATAAAGATGTTTTGAAACGCGCGCAAACCGGCGGTGTCGCTCTGAGAGAGTTTCATGACGGCGGTGGCGGGCATTTCGGTGTCTATGCGGTTGACGGCATAACGGACGGCGCGCAAGCCTTCGGATGTTAGGGCTTCATAGCGGATGTATTGTTTGGGAACGAGCAGCAAGTTGATGACTTTGGAGAGTTTGCCGTTTTTGCGTTCTTTGGCGGCGACGAGGAGGAAATCGCTTTGCGAGTTGCCCTGCCAGTATTTCGCGGCATTGACATAAATGGTTTGATCGTCGATATATTCGTAGTAAGACTGCATTTCGCGGGCAATCGCCGCGCCGGAGGTTTCGGGTTCGGTAATGCCCAAACCACCGCCCTCGCCTTTGAAAAGCATGTCCAAACCTTGCGCGACTTGCGCTTCGTCGCCGAACTCTTGCAGGGGCTGCAACACCAGCGCGCCTTCGATGCCGGTACGCAGGGTAACGGGCACGCCGTAATGCCCCGCAATCCTTAGGACTTCTTGGATTTCAAACTGGCTACCCTTGCGACCGCCGTGTTTTTTGTCGAGGAAGGGCAACAGCAAACCCGCCTGCTTCAAGGCAAGCCATTTGTCTTCGGGCAGGTATTGCATGAGGTTGATGCCGTCTGAAAAAATGCGGCGGAATGCGGATTCGATGTGCTTTAAAAAAGCAGCCGTGCCCATGGTTGACGGCTGCGCGCTTGATTCAGTGTGTGTCATCATATTTTCCGGTTAATTTCTATTAACGGGCAGTTTTATCAAACCGCCGCCCATAATTTAGAGTTTAGTTTCTAAAATTTACCACAAAGTATGACAGCTAACAATCCGCTTCACTATTTTCATGCTAATCAATCTTTCAGACGGCATCAGATTATCGCCATCGTGTTAGAATTGCCGTTTGCCTCCGTATCTAAAATATTCCCGCGCCATGACCTATCCGATTCCCAAACCCCGTGAAAAATCCCGTTGGCTCAATCTGTCTCAAGGCTCGCTACCCTTGGCTTTGGCGCGTTATCTGCCGCATAAGCGGCTCAAAGTCGTGCTGACCCAAGATGCGGAACAGGCGTTGCGCCTTCAGACGGCATGGCGGTTTTTTCGTCCGCATGATACGGCGGTGTTCCTGCCGGACTGGGAAACGCTGCCTTACGAGCGTTTTTCGCCGCATCAGGATTTGGTGTCGGAGCGCTTGTCGGCATTGTGGCAGATTAAAAGCGGCACTGCGGATGTGTTGTTCGTACCGGTTGCTACGGCGATGCAGAAGCTGCCGCCTGTGCCGTTTCTGGCAGGGCGCACGTTTTGGCTGAAAACAGGGCAGACTTTGGATATAGGCCGTCTGAAAACCGATTTGGTGGATGCAGGTTATAACCATGTTTCCCATGTTGTCGCGGCGGGCGAATTTGCCGTGCGCGGCGGTATTGTCGATTTGTTCCCGATGGGCAGCGAAATGCCGTACCGCATCGATTTGTTTGATGATGAAATCGACAGCATCAAAACCTTCGATACCGAAACGCAACGCACCATTTCCCCTGTTTCCGAAATCCGCCTGCTGCCTGCACACGAGTTCCCCACCGACAGCGAGGCGCAAAAAATCTTCCGCAGCCGCTTCCGCGAGGAAGTCGATCGCAATCCGAACGATGCGGCTGTGTACAAAGCCGTCAGTAACGGCCATTTCGGTGCGGGCGTGGAATATTATCTGCCGCTGTTTTTTGAAAACGAGTTAGAAACGCTGTTTGACTATATCGGTGAAGATGCGTTGTTTGTCTCTTTGGGCGATGTTCATGCCGAGGCAAACCGTTTTTGGAGCGACGTCAAATCGCGTTACGCCATGGCGCAGGGCGACGAAACC
This genomic window contains:
- a CDS encoding 5-(carboxyamino)imidazole ribonucleotide synthase; amino-acid sequence: MNKSPILPPATLGILGGGQLGRMFTVAAKTMGYKVTVLDPDPNAPAAEFADRHLCASFNDQAALDELAKCAAVTTEFENVNADAMRFLAKHTNVSPSGDCVAIAQNRIEEKAWIRKAGLQTAPYQAICCSDDIREVSAQFLPGILKTATLGYDGKGQIRVKTVDELKAAFAEHGGVDCVLEKMVDLRGEISVIVCRLNNDNVQTFDPAENIHENGILAYSIVPARLSADVQQQARQMAQRLADELDYVGVLAVEMFVVGNTHELVVNEIAPRPHNSGHHTIDACAADQFQQQVRIMCNLPPADTKLLSSCCMANILGDVWQEDGSEPEWLTLQSNPNAHLHLYGKKAARKGRKMGHFTMLGTDSDSVFRQTKILHQSL
- a CDS encoding GNAT family N-acetyltransferase, encoding MSLLTLLRPATVQDCNDIFNVHLHSVQYTCIRSYNEQALQVWEGLLNTDSYLPTISDPDKALWVAEYKGNIQGFFQIDCREAQLDALYVHPLFHNLGLGTSLLYQAETIARQSGLSFLKLYASLNSIPFYLINRYESLGSAILQLDSSIKIKCELMRKHL
- a CDS encoding sulfate ABC transporter substrate-binding protein; amino-acid sequence: MKTYAPALYTAALLTACSPSANPDNPSGQNIPANTESDGKTIALLNASYDVARDFYKEYNPLFIKEYQSKHPGTSVSIQQSHGGSSKQALSVANGLQADVVTMNQSSDIDLLEKKGLVQKGWKQALPDHAAPYTSTMVFLVRKSNPKQIHDWNDLAKNGVKIVIANPKTTGNGRYAFLGAYGYGLKATNGNEQETQKLVAAILKNTPIFENGGRAATTTFTQRNIGDVLITFENEANYVSKKLTKGQFEIVYPSYTISAESPVAVVNSVVGKKGTQEAAQSYLEYLWSEPAQELAASLYLRPRNAEVLARHKANFPDLDTFSPEEKFGGWEKIMKTYFADGGMLDQLIAKK
- a CDS encoding Smr/MutS family protein, producing the protein MNTDFQNILKQLGKQAKKEAAEKQEAKKNKQKQEQDLDFSQAVGQVSPLKNRQQYYAPPDKTPIKVRPKDTRTEEENYFYIGSTYNEPPASFSKNGQGKNDIQRLKNGYYPVVTDVDLHGYNQEEAQKVLNEFIEFTQKRGVCGEIIHGSGLGSKGYTPVLKNMTRNWLMQHPEVLAYVEPREGNDGCVRILLKRKSRQQD
- a CDS encoding acyl-CoA dehydrogenase family protein, translating into MTHTESSAQPSTMGTAAFLKHIESAFRRIFSDGINLMQYLPEDKWLALKQAGLLLPFLDKKHGGRKGSQFEIQEVLRIAGHYGVPVTLRTGIEGALVLQPLQEFGDEAQVAQGLDMLFKGEGGGLGITEPETSGAAIAREMQSYYEYIDDQTIYVNAAKYWQGNSQSDFLLVAAKERKNGKLSKVINLLLVPKQYIRYEALTSEGLRAVRYAVNRIDTEMPATAVMKLSQSDTAGLRAFQNIFIRSRLQLIGMTHGIMEYILENLNQYVRNDIKFVDYERREIQRRHQVSEILYRYVCHSVSPVAPVAHQLMEANIIKTLATEYTYAAAQMLQKLLGAKGFERGHTASNIAIDIRPFTIFEGPNDMLYAEIYDQFVRATAEEKEAGIKLDKNQTLLDRLQTDARFAAVARDYTLPEDIRSFLQEYTLTDACALQKVFIGKIIARLFVFVQAEHEDTAAFLLNDIRKDILDCCYCG